From Erigeron canadensis isolate Cc75 chromosome 8, C_canadensis_v1, whole genome shotgun sequence, one genomic window encodes:
- the LOC122610235 gene encoding uncharacterized protein LOC122610235, translating into MATTFSSSENVHHFRSMSLPTLAHPSTIQAEEEICEFRKWEASMSSVPTADTLCGALVRLQGLYECVDGLLSLPLTQQALTHSQYTNLVNALLDKSISLMDICESTRDLVSQAKENARDVQSAVRRKKGDVSIATSFMKNLKKDTKKAISSLKQIDEKIGGMPPIDLDHHVLSVIKVVRDVGVVRSSVYRSLLLFLSGSVAKSKQTTRWSIVSKMINKGAPEEKNQVQVFNGDLESLFEEMENGLDSMFRSLIKTRASLLNILPPKHSLNLLSSVTMDQP; encoded by the coding sequence ATGGCTACCACCTTTTCTTCATCCGAAAATGTTCATCATTTTCGCTCAATGAGCTTGCCAACCTTGGCTCATCCAAGCACTATTCAGGCTGAAGAAGAGATATGTGAGTTTCGAAAATGGGAGGCGTCGATGTCTTCTGTTCCTACTGCTGATACATTGTGTGGTGCACTAGTGAGGCTACAAGGATTATATGAATGTGTAGATGGTCTTCTCAGTTTGCCTCTAACCCAACAAGCTCTTACGCATAGCCAATATACAAATTTGGTGAATGCATTGTTGGACAAATCCATTAGTCTTATGGATATTTGCGAGTCTACAAGGGATTTGGTGTCTCAAGCGAAAGAAAACGCTAGAGATGTTCAATCCGCGGtcagaagaaaaaaaggagATGTAAGCATAGCCACCTCTTTcatgaagaacctcaagaaaGATACCAAAAAAGCGATTTCTTCCTTGAAACAAATTGATGAGAAGATTGGAGGAATGCCTCCAATCGATCTAGATCATCATGTTTTATCGGTTATTAAAGTAGTAAGGGATGTTGGTGTTGTGAGGTCTTCGGTTTATAGATCACTCTTGTTGTTTTTGTCTGGATCTGTTGCAAAATCCAAACAGACAACAAGGTGGTCCATAGTTTCCAAAATGATTAACAAAGGCGCGCCCGAGGAGAAAAATCAGGTTCAAGTTTTCAATGGTGATCTAGAGTCCCTTTTTGAAGAAATGGAGAATGGTTTGGATAGCATGTTTAGGAGTTTGATTAAAACAAGAGCCTCTCTTTTAAACATTCTTCCTCCTAAACATTCTCTAAATTTACTCAGCAGTGTTACCATGGATCAACCTTAA
- the LOC122579441 gene encoding L-aspartate oxidase, chloroplastic, producing the protein MATSIASGSANLQFLEVGCWQPSLFSRSISQNCGQKFSWSRGGFNNFQIKHYTAGETRRPFSSIIKSCMRDDSTKYFDFAVIGSGVAGLRYALEVAKHGTVAVITKAEPHESNTNYAQGGVSAVLSHSDSVESHMQDTIVAGAYLCDEETVRVVCTEGPERIRELIAMGASFDHGEDGNLHLAREGGHSHHRIVHAADMTGREIERALLKAIEKDSNICVFKHHFAIDLLTSQDGSQMVCHGVDTMNTETHKVVRFISKVTLLASGGAGHIYPSTTNPLVATGDGIAMAHRAQAVISNMEFVQFHPTALADAGLPIKPTQTRENAFLITEAVRGDGGLLYNLDMERFMPMYDERAELAPRDVVARSIDDQLKKRNERYVLLDISHKAREDILSHFPNIAAECLKYGLDITCDPIPVVPAAHYMCGGVRAGLQGETNVRGLYVAGEVACTGLHGANRLASNSLLEALVFARRAVNPSIEHMKDSHIGQSVSQWWDPPVVPMQLGCTILDKIIRRTKDVRKELQSIMWEYVGIVRSTTRLKAAERRIGELELEWEAYLFQQGWEPTMVGLDACEMRNLFCCAKLVVSSALTRHESRGLHYTIDFPHVNEQSRLPTIIFPCSTVNGTWSSRQLHKQQIC; encoded by the exons ATGGCAACCAGTATAGCTTCTGGCAGTGCAAATCTACAGTTTCTGGAGGTGGGTTGCTGGCAGCCCAGTTTGTTTTCGCGGTCCATATCTCAGAATTGTGGTCAAAAGTTTTCATG GTCGCGTGGGGgtttcaacaattttcaaatcaaacatTATACAGCTGGTGAAACTCGAAGaccattttcatcaataatAAAATCTTGTATGAGAGATGATTCTACAAAGTATTTTGATTTTGCTGTTATTGGTAGTGGAGTTGCCGGTCTTCGATATGCTCTTGAGGTTGCAAAACATGGGACTGTTGCTGTCATAACAAAAGCTGAGCCTCATGAAAGCAATACTAATTATGCACAGGGTGGTGTTAGTGCCGTGTTGTCCCATTCTGATTCAGTTGAGAGTCATATGCAAGATACCATAGTCGCAGGGGCTTATTTATGCGATGAGGAGACTGTCCGA GTGGTGTGCACTGAAGGACCCGAGAGAATTAGGGAATTAATAGCCATGGGTGCCTCATTTGATCACGGTGAAGATGGAAACCTACATCTAGCAAGAGAAGGTGGTCATTCTCATCATAGAATAGTACATGCTGCTGATATGacaggaagagaaattgaaagagCACTTCTCAAGGCAATTGAAAAAGATTCCAACATCTGTGTCTTCAAGCATCATTTTGCAATTGACTTGCTGACTTCCCAG GATGGATCGCAGATGGTTTGCCATGGCGTTGACACTATGAATACAGAAACTCACAAG GTGGTACGATTTATTTCAAAGGTGACTTTACTTGCTTCAGGGGGTGCAGGACATATCTATCCATCTACTACAAACCCATTG GTAGCTACAGGAGATGGAATAGCAATGGCGCATCGAGCCCAGGCTGTAATTTCAAACATGGA ATTTGTGCAGTTTCATCCAACTGCATTAGCAGATGCAGGCCTTCCGATCAAACCAACACAAACCCGTGAGAATGCATTCTTGATCACTGAAGCTGTCAGGGGTGATGGGGGTCTTCTGTATAATCTTGACATGGAAAGGTTCATGCCTATGTATGATGAACGGGCAGAGCTGGCACCAAGAGACGTTGTGGCTAGAAGTATAGATGATCAGCTTAAAAAACGCAATGAGAGATATGTTCTTTTAGACATTAGTCACAAGGCCCGAGAGGACATTCTTTCTCATTTTCCAAATATTGCCGCTGAGTGTCTCAAATATGGCCTCGATATAACTTGTGACCCGATCCCAGTTGTTCCTGCTGCTCATTACATGTGTGGAGGAGTTCGGGCTGGTCTTCAAGGGGAAACAAATGTTCGTGGACTTTATGTGGCAG GCGAGGTTGCCTGCACTGGATTACACGGAGCAAACAGACTTGCTAGCAACTCATTGTTAGAAGCACTGGTATTTGCACGCAGGGCTGTGAATCCTTCAATTGAACACATGAAAGACTCCCACATTGGTCAAAGTGTTTCACAGTGGTGGGACCCGCCCGTTGTTCCCATGCAGTTAGGGTGCACAATTCTGGACAAGATCATCAGAAGGACAAAGGATGTCAGAAAGGAATTACAGTCAATCATGTGGGAGTATGTTGGAATCGTGAGGTCCACCACACGGCTAAAGGCTGCTGAGCGGAGGATCGGAGAACTTGAACTTGAATGGGAAGCTTACTTGTTTCAACAAGGGTGGGAACCAACAATGGTGGGGCTCGATGCTTGTGAAATGAGAAACCTGTTTTGCTGTGCTAAACTGGTGGTTAGCAGTGCGTTGACTAGACATGAAAGCCGTGGTCTCCATTACACCATTGATTTCCCGCATGTTAATGAACAATCAAGGTTGCCAACTATCATCTTCCCTTGTTCAACTGTGAATGGGACTTGGAGCTCTAGACAACTTCACAAGCAACAGATATGTTAG